In Trichlorobacter lovleyi, the DNA window GGTGCAACTCTTCAGCCATCTTCAACCGCGTCTTGATCTTCTCTATTTCTGCTTGAGGCGTGGCAATCCCTGTTTTTGATTTCTTCTGAAATACATGCAACACATAGACTACATCCGCAAAGCGTACCGTATAGACAGCCCGGTATGTATCGCCGTCATGATCTTCAACAATCTCTAGTACACCAGCACCTGAAAAGCCTTTCAGCGGCTTGGCGTCGGGATGCTTACCGCCTGCCTGGGCCATGAAGAGAGCAACACCAAAGAAACGCCTGACGTCTTCCGGCATTTCTTTTAGGTCTTTCAGGCTGCTGGCAATCCACTCAAGAGGTTTTGTAGGCTTGTTATTCATTGCGTCCCCATTATGCCATAATTGGCATAAATATAAACAACAAAAATTCAATCAGGCTTTTGCTGCCTTGGCTATCCGGTACACGCTGGCAATACCTATTTCCAGTTCATCAGCTACCGCCTGCTTTGTCTTGCCCTGGGCCAGCAGTTCAAGTGCCTTGTCAGACAGTGCCCGTGCTGTTGCCTTGCGGCCTTGGTAGCGCCCTGCATCTTTGGCCAGCCTGATCCCTTCCCGCTGCCGCTCCAGCATCATTTCCCTTTCAAACTGTGCGATTGATGCCAGCATGGAAAGCATCAGCTTGCCGGTGGGGGTGGAGGTGTCCAGGTTGATGTTCAAGACCTTGAAGGAAACCTTTCTGGCTTCAAGTGACTCTACGATCTCTAACAGGTGTTTGGTGCTGCGGGCTATCCGGTCCAGCTTGCAGACTATTACCGTGTCACCTTCCCGGAGGTGGTCAAGCATTGCCGCCAGCTGTGGGCGGTCTTGCTTCACGCCTGATGCTTTTTCTTTGAAGATCTTATCAACACCAGCACCGTTTAGTTGCTCAAGCTGTGCGGTCAGTTCCTGGCCTTCTGTGCTTACCCGTGCATATCCGATGATTGCCATGATAGTTCCTCTCTGTGCGGTTGCTATCAACAAGTTAAATACTATGTGATAAACCTATCAATAGGGTTAAGGACTGTCAAGCTTTTTAAAAAATCAGCGGTTTCAAGGTTTGTAAGTTGTTGATTTTACATAAGCGGAACCTATCACGTTTTTGCTATCAATAGAGCATGGGCTATTGATAGTGTTTGGGCATGGATATAAAAAGGCGACTACGTAAACTGTAGTCGCCTCTGGTGGGAACTGTTGCTGATTCAGTGTAGAGTTATAGGAGCCGTCTGTAATCGCAGTGCAGGGCCTCAGCAAGCCGCTTGGCGCTGACAATACCAATAATACGCTTACCGTTCTCCATTTCGCTGATGTGCCGCTGGGGAATGCCGGTTGCTTCTGCAAGCTGTGTCTGGGTCATGCCTTCCCGGTGCCGGAATCCTGATAGGGTTGTGCCAGCCTCATTGCCTGCAAATTCGGGAAAGGCTTCACGCCATGGAATGCTGTCGTCAGCTTCCTGCAGGCCGATCTTGGCAGCGAATGCCCGCAGCTCTTGAACCTTGTTGACTGATCCAATAAATCGAACTGAATCAGTATGGTGCTTTTTCATGCGTTCCAGCATACGTGACCTCCACCAGCTTAATCTTCCCGTCCTTTACTTCCCAGACTGCAACATAGGTTGGATTGCCCTTTTTTAAGTGGCAGTGGTGCCTGGCACTGGAAAGCTTACCGTAGTTCGGCCAGTCTCCACGGACGGGGCCACCGGCTTCAATATCTCCGATCAACGCATACAGGATCTGACGTAGCGTTTTAGGGAGTTTGCTTTTTTGCTTTTCTGCTACGCGTGACAGCTTAACTGTCCAGGTCATAAAATATACCTTTCAGAAGTATAAATCAAGCCTCTGTATTTATCCCCTGTTACCCTGCCTGTCTGATCGGGATAACCTTTGCCCCGGCCTTCAATCCATCCAGGTAATCAGACCATTGCTGCATCATCTGCCGCCGATCCTTAAGGAAAGAGGTTCGATTGTAGGCCCTGCCGTTTGCATCCCTTACCGCGTGGGCTAGTTGATGTTCTATGATGTCGGGACGGAATCCCAGCACTTCATCAAGTATGGTTCGGGCGGTTGCCCTGAATCCGTGGCCAGTCATTTCACTGCCGGTATACCCAAGGCGGCGCAAGGCTGCGGTAATGGCGTTTTCACTCATAGGCCGTAATGGGGTGCGGTGGCAGGGGAAAACGTATTTGCTGTGTCCGGTCAGGGGGTGCAGCTCTCGAAGTATCTGGACGGCTTGAGAGGAGAGGGGGACAAGGTGAAACTGCCCCTTGCGGTCTTGCTTGGTCTGGTTCTTCAGCTTCATTCTTTCAACAGGTATGTTCCATTCAGAAGAATCAAGGTCAAGTTCTGTCCACTCCATGCCCCGCAGTTCCCCTGGGCGGCAAAACAGCATAGGGGAAAGCTGTAAGGCACACTTGACTACAAAGCTTCCCTGAAAGCTGTCTATGGCTCTTAACAGGGGGGCAACTTCTTTCGGGTCTGTCAGTGCCCCGAAGTGCTTTGCTCTTGATGGGGGGAGTGCCCCTCTCAAGTCTGCAGTACAGTCACGGTCTGCCCGGTGTCCGTGGGCTATGGCGTAGCGTAATACCTGGCTGATGATCGTCTTTACCCGGTGAGCGGTCTCAAGTATCCCCCGTGATTCAATCCGTTTCAGAACCTTCAGCACGTCCGGGGCTTTAATCTCTTCAATCGGCATTGCCCCGATATAGGGGAACAGCTCCCTTTCCATCCGGCTAAAGAGCTTGGTGGCGTGGCCGGGAGTCCATTGGTTCTGAAAGGCTCCAAACCATTCCCGTGCTATTACCTCAAAACTGTTTGCGGTCCTGTCTTCACCGGCCTGCTTTTGTGCCTTCTTTAAATTTCCTGGATCGGTACCGTTTGCAACGAGCTTCCGGGCTTCCTCTTTCCGCCTCCTTGCATCTGCCAAAGAGATCTCAGGATAAGAACCAAATGCAATCCGGCGCTCTTTACCTTCAAAGCGGTATTTCATCCGCCAGAGTTTACCGCCTGTTGTTGTAACGAGTAGGTAGAGGCCGCCACCGTCAAACAGATTGTAGGCTTTGTCTTTGGGTTTGGCCTTGGAAACTTGAATGTCGGAGAGGGGTACAATCCTTTTAGGCATGGCGCTTTCCTCCGTTTTGGGGATACCCAAAATGCTATGGGGACATTTTGCCGAAAATATATCCCCAAAAAACGTGGATTCAAGCATATCAATATAGACTTGTATGGACAACACAAAAGAAAAAGCCCTTGAATTTTCAGGGGCTTTTTATCTTATCTGGACTATCCCAGACTGTTTAATGGTGGCTGCTCAGGGACTCGAACCCCGGACCTCACACGTATGAAGCGTATGCTCTAGCCAGCTGAGCTAAGCAGCCATTTGAAAACGCCCCTTCGGTAGACCAAAGAGGCGGTTGGTGATTTGGTTGCGGGGACAGGATTTGAACCTGTGACCTTCGGGTTATGAGCCCGACGAGCTACCAGACTGCTCCACCCCGCGACGTGAGGAATTGAACTTATAGCAGGAACAGCAAGGTGAAGTCAATATAAAATTTACTTATTCCTGATCGGGCAGCACTTTTGCGCCACCGCCTACCCGGCTGGCGATCTCTGCTGCGGCCTCTTTGTCAAGGTGGCGCCCGATACGGAGGCGGTACCAGGTGCCTTTGTCGTTCAGATTGGTTTCTGCAACCGTGGCGCTGTAGCCCTTGGCTGCAAGTTTTGCCTTGGCGTTTTCAGCCTCCTTTGCGTTGGTGAAGGAGGCCACCTGGACCAGAAAACCGGATCCTGCGGTCTTGCTGTCGGGCGCTTTGGCTGCAGCTCCTGCTGCCTGGGGTGGTTGCGGGGCAGGGGAGGGGGCAGGTTTGGGCTTTTCATTGATGCCGCTGCCAAGCACTGTCTGTTTTTGACCCTTGGGCAGGCTTTCAAAGAAGGAAAGCGGCACCTGTCCGGTGGGCGCTGCTGATTGAGCAGGCTGTCCCGGTGCTGCGGCAGGCGCGGTTGCTCCGGGTTGGGCTGGCTGTTGCACCGGTTGTTCTGTTTGCTTTTTGGGGTCCTTTAAGGCTGTTTCAAGGCTCTGTTGCTCCATGGCAGCCCTGAACGCCTTCTTGGCGGCTTTTTGTGAGAAAAACCAGCCGGTGCCAAAACCGGTAATGAATATGACTCCCGCAAGAATACTCCATAACAGCAGGCTGCCGGAGGATGAGCTGTCAGCCTTGCGTGGACTGGCACCAGTGCTTGAACTGCTGGAGCCGTAGGATTGTCGTGGCTCACTATAGTCGATCCGCATGGCTGACCTCCTACATCTTTTCCGGGGCTGATACGCCCAGCAGGGTGAGGGCGTTTTGTATGACCTGTCTGGTGCGTGCCAGCAGGTAGAGCCGCGCAATGCTCAGCGAGGTGTCTTCAGTTACGACCTTGGTCTTGTTGTAATAGCTGTGGAACTGACCGGCCAGTTCGGTCAGGTAGTAGACGATCTTGTGGGGTTCAAACTCCTGAGCAGCGTCATCAACGGTTTCCGGCAGGCTTTCAAGCCATTTGATCAGACGCAGCTCTTCAGGGGTCTCAAGTTGCGCAAGCATCGCGGTATCCGGTGTCTGAGCAGGCAGGTTGATGCCTTTATCGGCCGCATTCTCGAAGATGCTGCAGATACGGGCATGGGCATACTGGATATAGTAGACCGGGTTATCCAGTGATTGCTGCTTGGCAAGGTCTATGTCAAAGACCAGCTGGGAGTCGGGCTTGCGCATCACAAAGAAGAAGCGTGTTGCGTCGCGGCCCACTTCGTCGATCAGATCCCGCAGGGTAACATAGCTGCCGGCACGCTTGGAGATCTTGACCTCTTCGCCACCCCGCATGACCGTGACCATCTGATGCAGGACATATTCCGGCCAGCCCTTGGGAATACCGGCGTTCAGGGCCTGCAGGCCGGCCCGCACCCGGGTGATGGTGCTGTGGTGGTCTGCTCCCTGTTCGTTGACGACCCGCAGGAAGCCGCGCTGCCATTTGTCCAGATGGTAGGCCACATCCGGTACGAAATAGGTGTAGCCGCCGTCGGTCTTGCGCATGACCCGGTCCTTGTCATCACCAAAGTCGGTGGTGCGCAGCCAGAGTGCCCCCTCCTGCTCATAGGTGTGACCGTTGGCAATCATCTGCTGTACTGCTGCCTCAACCTTGCCGTCAGTGTACAGGCTTGATTCGAGGAAATAGTGGTCAAAGCGGACATCAAAGGCCTGCAGATCCTGGTCCTGCTCCCTGCGCAGGGCTGCAACGGCAAAACGCCTGATGGCATCCAGGTCGTCCGGGTTGCCGCTGGCAGTGACCTGCTGGTCTCCGGCAGTAACGGTCTCCCCGGCAAGGTAGGCCGTTGCCACCTCTTTGATGTACTCGCCCTGATAGCCATCTGCAGGCCAGCGCGGGTCGTCGGTTTCAATCCCGAGGCAGCGGGCCTGTACCGACAGGGCCAGGTTGCTGATCTGGGCACCGGCGTCGTTGTAGTAAAATTCCCGGGTGACCTGCCAGCCGGTTGCAGCCAGCAGGCGGCAGAGCACATCACCGATGGCGGCACCCCGGCCATGGCCGATATGGAGCGGCCCGGTGGGGTTGGCACTGACAAACTCAACCTGCGCCTTGCGACCGGCACCGCTGTCCGTGGTGCCGTAGGCCGGGCCGGCCTGCTCAATCAGGGGAAGGCACTGTTGCCAGGCGGCCGGAGCAATAAAAAAGTTGATGAAGCCCGGACCGGCTATTTCAGCCCGGCGAATCAGCCCGTCAGTATCCTGGAGGTGCAACAGCACACTTTCAGCCACCTGACGGGGGGATTTGCGTTCCGGTTTTGCCAGTTGCAGGGCGATGTTGCAGGCAAAATCACCGTGGGCTTCCTGGGCAGGGGTGCCGATAACGACATCGGGGAACTGTTCCGAGTTAAGGACAGCTGCATTACGGGCAGAGACAAGGGCTTGGGTTACCAGTACAGCAAGTTTCTGACGGATCATTGTTGGGGAGCTTCCTTGGAAGAATCATTGGTCGCGGGCAGGTCAGTCGTATCCTGGTCCTTGATGGTGATATCCCGCGAAAAATCAGGGCAGCGGGCACCGCTGTCCGAGACGGAAAAACGTTTTGCACAGGTTGCACGCCAGGCACAGATAATACAGTTTTGTCGTT includes these proteins:
- a CDS encoding type II toxin-antitoxin system RelE/ParE family toxin → MNNKPTKPLEWIASSLKDLKEMPEDVRRFFGVALFMAQAGGKHPDAKPLKGFSGAGVLEIVEDHDGDTYRAVYTVRFADVVYVLHVFQKKSKTGIATPQAEIEKIKTRLKMAEELHRGKGR
- a CDS encoding recombinase family protein; the encoded protein is MAIIGYARVSTEGQELTAQLEQLNGAGVDKIFKEKASGVKQDRPQLAAMLDHLREGDTVIVCKLDRIARSTKHLLEIVESLEARKVSFKVLNINLDTSTPTGKLMLSMLASIAQFEREMMLERQREGIRLAKDAGRYQGRKATARALSDKALELLAQGKTKQAVADELEIGIASVYRIAKAAKA
- a CDS encoding helix-turn-helix domain-containing protein: MLERMKKHHTDSVRFIGSVNKVQELRAFAAKIGLQEADDSIPWREAFPEFAGNEAGTTLSGFRHREGMTQTQLAEATGIPQRHISEMENGKRIIGIVSAKRLAEALHCDYRRLL
- a CDS encoding type II toxin-antitoxin system RelE family toxin — its product is MTWTVKLSRVAEKQKSKLPKTLRQILYALIGDIEAGGPVRGDWPNYGKLSSARHHCHLKKGNPTYVAVWEVKDGKIKLVEVTYAGTHEKAPY
- a CDS encoding tyrosine-type recombinase/integrase, with amino-acid sequence MPKRIVPLSDIQVSKAKPKDKAYNLFDGGGLYLLVTTTGGKLWRMKYRFEGKERRIAFGSYPEISLADARRRKEEARKLVANGTDPGNLKKAQKQAGEDRTANSFEVIAREWFGAFQNQWTPGHATKLFSRMERELFPYIGAMPIEEIKAPDVLKVLKRIESRGILETAHRVKTIISQVLRYAIAHGHRADRDCTADLRGALPPSRAKHFGALTDPKEVAPLLRAIDSFQGSFVVKCALQLSPMLFCRPGELRGMEWTELDLDSSEWNIPVERMKLKNQTKQDRKGQFHLVPLSSQAVQILRELHPLTGHSKYVFPCHRTPLRPMSENAITAALRRLGYTGSEMTGHGFRATARTILDEVLGFRPDIIEHQLAHAVRDANGRAYNRTSFLKDRRQMMQQWSDYLDGLKAGAKVIPIRQAG
- a CDS encoding SPOR domain-containing protein, with product MRIDYSEPRQSYGSSSSSTGASPRKADSSSSGSLLLWSILAGVIFITGFGTGWFFSQKAAKKAFRAAMEQQSLETALKDPKKQTEQPVQQPAQPGATAPAAAPGQPAQSAAPTGQVPLSFFESLPKGQKQTVLGSGINEKPKPAPSPAPQPPQAAGAAAKAPDSKTAGSGFLVQVASFTNAKEAENAKAKLAAKGYSATVAETNLNDKGTWYRLRIGRHLDKEAAAEIASRVGGGAKVLPDQE
- the argS gene encoding arginine--tRNA ligase, giving the protein MRQKLAVLVTQALVSARNAAVLNSEQFPDVVIGTPAQEAHGDFACNIALQLAKPERKSPRQVAESVLLHLQDTDGLIRRAEIAGPGFINFFIAPAAWQQCLPLIEQAGPAYGTTDSGAGRKAQVEFVSANPTGPLHIGHGRGAAIGDVLCRLLAATGWQVTREFYYNDAGAQISNLALSVQARCLGIETDDPRWPADGYQGEYIKEVATAYLAGETVTAGDQQVTASGNPDDLDAIRRFAVAALRREQDQDLQAFDVRFDHYFLESSLYTDGKVEAAVQQMIANGHTYEQEGALWLRTTDFGDDKDRVMRKTDGGYTYFVPDVAYHLDKWQRGFLRVVNEQGADHHSTITRVRAGLQALNAGIPKGWPEYVLHQMVTVMRGGEEVKISKRAGSYVTLRDLIDEVGRDATRFFFVMRKPDSQLVFDIDLAKQQSLDNPVYYIQYAHARICSIFENAADKGINLPAQTPDTAMLAQLETPEELRLIKWLESLPETVDDAAQEFEPHKIVYYLTELAGQFHSYYNKTKVVTEDTSLSIARLYLLARTRQVIQNALTLLGVSAPEKM